The following coding sequences lie in one Cupriavidus sp. WKF15 genomic window:
- a CDS encoding tripartite tricarboxylate transporter substrate binding protein BugE translates to MKAVLKAGAAACIAALGLFHGGAQAQSYPTKPIRLIVPFAAGGTTDIVARAVSDALGRELGQPVVVENRGGGGGAIGADALAKSTPDGYTLGIATVSTMATNPATNARNPYDPIKDFAPITNLVNVPNVLTVNPKVPAKTLKEFVALLKSNPGKYSYASAGKGSISHLDGELFKDITKTDMVHIPYRGSGPALNDTLAGQVNVQFDNLPSSMPFIQAGKLRALAVAAPKRVEGLPDVPTFAEAGMKDMNNMAWYGLVAPANTPAAIVARVHDAAVKALQDPAVKRRLADSGAYPDGNTSAQYAAQIKRELDLRKKIAHDQNITLE, encoded by the coding sequence TTGAAAGCAGTTCTCAAAGCAGGCGCTGCAGCCTGCATCGCGGCCCTCGGCCTGTTCCACGGCGGCGCCCAGGCGCAAAGCTACCCGACCAAGCCGATCCGCCTGATCGTGCCGTTCGCGGCCGGCGGCACCACCGACATCGTGGCACGCGCCGTTTCCGACGCGCTCGGCCGCGAACTGGGCCAGCCCGTCGTGGTGGAAAACCGCGGCGGCGGCGGCGGCGCCATCGGTGCCGATGCCCTGGCCAAGTCCACTCCGGACGGCTATACGCTGGGCATCGCTACCGTAAGCACGATGGCCACCAACCCGGCCACCAATGCCCGCAATCCGTATGACCCGATCAAGGATTTCGCGCCCATCACCAACCTGGTGAACGTGCCGAACGTGCTGACGGTCAACCCGAAGGTCCCGGCCAAGACGCTGAAAGAATTCGTCGCGCTGCTCAAGTCCAACCCGGGCAAGTACAGCTACGCGTCGGCTGGCAAGGGCAGCATTTCCCATCTGGATGGCGAGCTGTTCAAGGACATCACCAAGACCGATATGGTCCATATCCCTTACCGCGGATCGGGCCCGGCGCTGAATGACACGCTGGCCGGCCAGGTCAATGTCCAGTTCGACAACCTGCCGTCCTCGATGCCGTTCATCCAGGCCGGCAAGCTGCGCGCGCTGGCCGTGGCCGCGCCCAAGCGCGTGGAAGGTTTGCCCGACGTGCCGACCTTCGCCGAAGCCGGCATGAAGGATATGAACAACATGGCATGGTATGGCCTGGTCGCCCCGGCTAACACGCCGGCCGCCATCGTCGCGCGCGTGCACGATGCCGCCGTCAAGGCCCTGCAGGACCCGGCCGTGAAGCGCCGCCTGGCGGATAGCGGCGCCTACCCCGACGGCAATACGTCGGCCCAGTACGCGGCCCAGATCAAGCGTGAACTGGACCTGCGCAAGAAGATTGCGCACGACCAGAACATCACGCTCGAATAA